AAAAATTAAGCCAATTTTTTGACATCCTCCGCCTGCTGTGGCATTGTTCCGCCTTGATAAGTGATTGTTTTATATGTTTACTGTCGTTTTATACCAACCTGAAATTCCGCCGAATACCGGCAACATTATCCGCCTCTGCGCCAATACCGGCGCGGATTTGCACTTGGTAAAGCCGCTCGGATTTCCTTTGGATTCCGCCAAAATGAAGCGCGCCGGTTTGGATTATCACGAGTTTGCAAAACTGACGGTACACGAGAATTTTGAAGACTGCTTGAAAGCCTTGGCAGGCCGCCGTATTTTCGCGCTGACCACCAAAGGCACTACCCGCCCCGATCAGGCGGCATTCCGCCCGGGCGATGTTTTTTTGTTCGGCCCCGAAACCCGCGGGCTGCCTGCAGAAATTCTCGACAGCCTGCCTGTCGGGCAGAAGCTCCGTTTGCCGATGCTTCCCGACAGCCGCAGCATGAATTTGTCGAATACCGTTGCCGTGATGCTGTTTGAAGCGTGGCGGCAAAACGATTACCACGGCGGCATCTGATGTTCCGCGGCTCATGCCGTCCGAACATCTTTTGCGTATCTGCCGATATAAAAGATACGCTTTTGCACGATTAACTCAAGAACGGATTTTGTTTTGATTTTCAACAAAAAAAACCTTTCCGCCGCGCTGTTGGCGATGACCTTCGGCGCACTTTCCGTTACCCCCGCCTTAGCAGGCAAAACCTATAAAGTAGCGGGCAAAACCTACAAAACCATGCGAACCATGCCTGCTTCTTTCACCCAAAGCGGCAATGCTTCTTGGTACGGCCCAGTTTTCCACGGTCGTAAAACCGCCAACGGCGAGCGTTTCAACATGAACGCCATGACTGCCGCCCACCGCACCCTGCCTTTAGGCAGCACCATCAAAGTCACCAACACGCGCAATGGCAAAAGCATCATCGTACGTGTAAACGACCGCGGGCCGTTCCACGGCAACCGCGTCTTGGATTTATCCAA
The nucleotide sequence above comes from Neisseria animalis. Encoded proteins:
- a CDS encoding septal ring lytic transglycosylase RlpA family protein, with the translated sequence MTFGALSVTPALAGKTYKVAGKTYKTMRTMPASFTQSGNASWYGPVFHGRKTANGERFNMNAMTAAHRTLPLGSTIKVTNTRNGKSIIVRVNDRGPFHGNRVLDLSKAAAAKLGFLGQGTAHVKIEPANGAKAAPAAAPAAIFVDLKSFGTEYEAREYLNQTAQHLAGANIRPKISVEKNNYEYTVRMGPFNNQERADEAKTHARTMPQVAI
- the trmL gene encoding tRNA (uridine(34)/cytosine(34)/5-carboxymethylaminomethyluridine(34)-2'-O)-methyltransferase TrmL, with translation MFTVVLYQPEIPPNTGNIIRLCANTGADLHLVKPLGFPLDSAKMKRAGLDYHEFAKLTVHENFEDCLKALAGRRIFALTTKGTTRPDQAAFRPGDVFLFGPETRGLPAEILDSLPVGQKLRLPMLPDSRSMNLSNTVAVMLFEAWRQNDYHGGI